The DNA window TTACAGCTGCTAGGGAATGTGGGTACGGTAAGCCCTATTGGTACTCCTGGGGTAATTACTCATGCAGATATTATGCCTTTATTCGATATTTATATTTCTCCAGAAGGGCGAGATTTAGGCTCTACTCTAGAAGAAGTACGAGAAATTGTTAATGATATGAAAGAGGACCTCCCCCGTAGTGCGGCAGTAGAAATAGAAGGTCAAGCCATCCTGATGGAAAATGCTTTTAAAGAAATGATTATTGGTCTGGTTGCTTCAATTGTATTAATTTATTTACTGGTTGTGGTGAATTTCCAGTCTTGGGTTGATCCCTTCATTATTATTACTGCACTACCCGGTGCTTTAGGGGGGATCGCTTGGATGCTTTTCCTTACTCATACCAACATTTCAATACCTGCCTTAACTGGGGCTATTATGACTATGGGCACAGCGACTGCAAACTCAGTTTTAGTAGTTTCTTATGCCCGTGAACGAATTGAAATGCACGGTGAGGCAATTAAAGCTGCACTTGAGGCTGGCGTTGCCCGATTCCGTCCAGTATTAATGACTGCATCTGCTATGATTGCAGGTATGATTCCTATGGCAACTGGTAATTCACAAAATGCCCCTCTAGGACGAGCAGTGATTGGTGGTTTAACGCTAGCCACTATCTTTACTTTAATTTTCGTACCATGCGTTTATGCCATTATTTACCATCGGCACTCTGCAGCTACCCAATCAGGAGAATAATTCATGAATAAGAATCTTAGTATAGATGGATCTTGGCGTAATAAGATCCTGATTATTGTTATTGTTTTAGTTCTTGGCATTTACATAGGCTATCGAGTACTAAATGCTAAAAAAGAAGCAGTTACCATGCGAGAGGAAACCCTTGAGATGGCAACTCCTGCAGTAACAGTACTTTATCCTACTCCTGCGCAGCCCGAAGAAACTATTGAGTTACCGGGTAACTTTATGGCCTGGCATCAAGCACCTATTTATGCTCGAGTAGCAGGTTACGTAGAAGAGTGGTATACCGATTATGGAGCTAAAGTTAGAAAGGGAGATTTATTAGCTATCTTAAATACCCCAATGATTGATGCAGAATATAGAATGGCAGAAGCAGAGGTGGCAGCAAAAGAAGCTCAATATAATCTTGCTGTGGTAACTAAAGATCGTTATGTAAACTTAGGAACTACTCATGCAGTCTCTATTCAGTCAGTTACTGTCCAACAAGCCAATGAAAAAGTAAAAGAAGCAGAACTAAAAAGAGCGAAGCAGGCACGAGAAAATATCTTAGCAAGAAGACAGTTTAAACACGTCATCGCTCCTTTTGATGGGGTAGTAATTGCTCGCAATGTCAATATTGGAGACTATGTAAACGAAACAGGAAGTTTAAGTTTAAAGGAAGGGGAAAACAGTGAGGTCAATATTTTTACAGTTGCTGATATTCGTAAAATGCGACTTTTTGTCAGTGTCCCAGAAGCATTTGGTCCCTTTCTTAAGCCAGGACTTACTGCTGATGTGATGGTACCTCAGTTCCCTGATCAACAATTCAAAGCTAAATTTCTAACCAGTGCTGAAGGGTTCGATATCAGTACCCGTACTGCTATTACTGAATTCGTTATCTATAATGATGATAAGGATCATATACTCTGGCCAGGTACGTACGCTACCGTACGTATCAGTGCCCCTACCCATAAAGGGGCACTTATTCTTCCTAGTACTTCTATGGTGTTTGTAGAAGATGGAGCCACTGTCGCAGTAGTAACTGACGATAACCGTATTCATTTTAAACCTATTAAAATTAAAAGAATTTATCCTACAACATTCCAAATTGAAGGAGTTTCTAAAACCGATCGGATTGTAGATAATCCAAGTGCTGCCTTACTAGAAGGAGATGAGGTACATATTGTTAACAAGCCTGCAAAGGGTTATATCATCTCTCCAATTAAAAATTCAGAATCAGAAAAAGATACAATTCATAATCAACAAATTTCTTCTTCCAGCAAATCTTCAGCAAAAAGTGAATCAGCATATATAGGTCCCTATCGCTTTAAAGTAGCTTTGAAATCAAAGCAAGCTACTATAGGTAAAAATATCATGGTGATTTATCTTCAAGATGAAGAGAGCCACCCTGTAGAGAATGCTAGGATTCAGATATCATCTCAAGATAGTGAATCTAGGCAACAAATTCGTATGGATGCTAAAGAAGTAAAGCCAGGGGTTTATGGAGGCGTATTGGAAGTACCTGAAGAGGGAAATTGGCCACTTACTTTAAAGGTTCAAATAGAAGGAGATAATCTCTATCAATCAGAATTAGATATAACCACAGGGTATCCGATCACTCTCGGTTAAAATAACCTGCCATCCCCTTTTTTAGGGGATAAAAATCAAACTACCTTGAACCCTTAGGTTGCTTTTTGTAACCTAAGGGTTAAACTTATCTGATAGGATTAAATATGTATTAATAATACACTATTAATACATATTTAAAGCAAGGCAATAATATTAATTGGAGTTGAGAAATATGGCTGAAACACAAAAAGCATCGGCAGATATTGGTATTGTAGGTCTGGGTGTAATGGGAGCCAATTTAGGTCTGAACATTGCTGAAAATGGATTTACGGTAGTCGCCTATGATCGGGACTCTAGCAAAGGATCTCATCTTACAAATATGGCACAAGAGCAGCTTTCCGATCCAAATAAAGTCAATGCTTATAA is part of the Candidatus Nitrosacidococcus sp. I8 genome and encodes:
- a CDS encoding efflux RND transporter periplasmic adaptor subunit — its product is MNKNLSIDGSWRNKILIIVIVLVLGIYIGYRVLNAKKEAVTMREETLEMATPAVTVLYPTPAQPEETIELPGNFMAWHQAPIYARVAGYVEEWYTDYGAKVRKGDLLAILNTPMIDAEYRMAEAEVAAKEAQYNLAVVTKDRYVNLGTTHAVSIQSVTVQQANEKVKEAELKRAKQARENILARRQFKHVIAPFDGVVIARNVNIGDYVNETGSLSLKEGENSEVNIFTVADIRKMRLFVSVPEAFGPFLKPGLTADVMVPQFPDQQFKAKFLTSAEGFDISTRTAITEFVIYNDDKDHILWPGTYATVRISAPTHKGALILPSTSMVFVEDGATVAVVTDDNRIHFKPIKIKRIYPTTFQIEGVSKTDRIVDNPSAALLEGDEVHIVNKPAKGYIISPIKNSESEKDTIHNQQISSSSKSSAKSESAYIGPYRFKVALKSKQATIGKNIMVIYLQDEESHPVENARIQISSQDSESRQQIRMDAKEVKPGVYGGVLEVPEEGNWPLTLKVQIEGDNLYQSELDITTGYPITLG